CGTGGCGGGCCAGGTCGCCGACGGCGGCAGGGACGACGACGCGGGCCCGCAGGCGGCCGGCGGCGCCGACCGGCAGGCCAAGGACTCGGCGTCACGCACCGACAAACGGCCCGCGCCCTCCACCAAACCGAGCGCGGCGACGCTGACGTACGCCCAGCAGATGACGGCGAAATACCCCCTGGACGCCAAACTCAAGGGCGGCGGGAAATTCGACGCGATCACCGGCTTCGACAAGGCGCCGGGACCCGGGCAGAAATTCACCTACCGCGTCGACGTGGAGAAGTCCCTCGGGCTCGACGGAAAGCTCTTCGCGCAGGCCGTGCAGAAAACCCTGAACGACAAGCGGAGTTGGGCGCACGGCGGCGGCCGTACCTTCGAACGCATTTCCTCCGGAAAGCCCGACTTCGTCATCACGCTCGCCAGTCCCGGCACCACCGCGTTCTGGTGCGCCAAGTCGGGACTCGACACCACCGTGGACAACGTCTCCTGCGACTCGGCCGCCACCGACCGCGTGATGATCAACGCGTATCGCTGGGCCCAGGGCTCCGAGACATTCGGCGACAAGATGTACTCGTACCGGCAGATGCTGATCAATCACGAGGTGGGGCACCGGCTCGGGTACGGGCATGTGAGCTGCAGTGTCGACGGCGGGCTCGCGCCCGTCATGCAGCAGCAGACCAAGTTCCTGAACCACGACGGGATCAAGTGCCTGCCCAACCCCTGGCCCTTCCCGTCGAGTTGAGCGGGCGCGGAGAGACGGTGGCCGGGAGAGGGGCGGCTCACATTGACAGGCGGGAGAAGTTCGTTCATATTTTCTCGCATGTCGCCTCGTCACATCTCCGTACGCGCAGCCCTTGAGCTGGCGCTGTTCGGCGTGACCGCGCTCTGCGTGGCCGACATTCACTGTCGCTGACCCTCGCCCCTGGCGCGCGCGTCGGCGTTCTTTTCCTGTCTCGTCCGGCACCGGAATCACGGTGCCTGGTGTTTTCAAGAGTGCCCTCGTATTGCTGTGCTCTCGTGCCGGCGTGCCCTCGGGGCGATTTCCGCGATCACTTCCTTCTGCCGCGCCCTGTTCGCGCGCGGTATTCGCCGAATTCTCCCGAGGGGTTTCCTCCCATGCGCCAATCGTCCGTCACAGCGCGCCGTCTGGCCGCCGTATCCGTCAGCCTGGCCGTGGCAGCGGGTGCAGTCGCCTGCGGGCCGGAGGACAACGATGCCAAGGCCACATCCGGCGGCGCGGACGCGAAGCCGGCCAAGGGCGGCACCCTCACGGTCCTGAATTCCGACCCCCAGCAGGACTTCGACCCCGCCCGCCTCTACACCTCCGGCGGCGGCAACGTCCCCTCGCTCGTCTTCCGTACGCTCACCACGCGCAACCGCGAGGACGGGGCCGAGGGCGCCGAGGTCGTCCCCGACCTCGCCACGGACACCGGCCGACCCAGTAAGAACGCGACCGTGTGGACGTACACGCTGAAGAAGGGCCTCAGGTACGAGGACGGCAGCGTGATCACCTCGGCCGACATCAAGTACGGCATCGAGCGCTCCTTCGCGGCCGAACTCTCCGGCGGCGCGCCCTACCTGCGGGACTGGCTGATCGGCGGGGCCGACTATCAGGGCCCCTACAAGGACAAGAAGGGCCTCGACTCCATCGAGACGCCCGACGAGCGGACCATCGTCTTCCGTCTGAACAAGCCCGAGGGCGAGTTCCCGTACCTCGCCACGCAGACGCAGTTCGCGCCCGTCCCGAAGGCCAAGGACACCGGTACGAAGTACGAGGATCACCCGGTCTCGTCCGGCCCGTACAAGGTCGTCAGGAACGAGAACGACGGCGAGCGGCTGACCCTGGAGCGCAACACGCACTGGTCCGCGTCGACGGACGCCGAGCGCAAGGCCTACCCCGACACGATCGACGTACGCTCCGGGCTCGACCCGTCCGTCATCAACCAGCGGCTGTCCTCCTCCCAGGGCGCGGACGCCGCCGCCGTGACCACCGACACGAACCTCGGACCCGCCGAACTCGCCAAGGTCAGCGGCGACAAGGAACTGGCCGCGCGGGTCGGCACCGGGCACTTCGGCTACACGAACTACATCGCCTTCAACCCGAAGGTGAAGCCGTTCGACGACCCGAAGGTTCGCCAGGCGATCTCGTACGCCATCGACCGCGCCTCCGTGATCAACGCGGCGGGCGGGTCCTCGCTGGCCGAGGCCGCGACGACGTACCTGCCGGACCAGAAGTCCTTCGGCCACACCGCCTACGACCACTTCCCGGCGGGGAAGTCCGGCAACGCGGACAAGGCGAGGGAACTGCTGAAGGAGGCCGGGCACGCGAAGGGCCTGACCGTGACACTCACCCACTCCAACGCCAAGGACTTCGAGACCAGCCCCGAGATCGCCACCGCGATCCAGGACGCCCTGAAGAAGGCCGGGATCACCGTCAAGCTCCAGGGCCTGGAGGACAACGACTACAAGGACAAGATCCACAACGCCAGGACCGAGCCCGGCTTCTTCCTGGCGCACTGGGGTGCCGACTGGCCCTCGGGCGGTCCCTTCCTGGCCCCGATCTTCGACGGCCGGCAGATCGTCGAGGACGGCGCCAACTTCAACACCGGCTTCCTCGACGACAAGTCCGTCAACACCGAGATCGACGCGATCAACAAGCTGACCGACCTCGACGAGGCCGCCACCCGCTGGGGCGCGCTCGACAAGAAGATCGGCGAACGGGCGCTGACCGTGCCGCTGTTCCACCCGGTCTACAAGCGGCTGTACGGCAAGGACGTCAAGAACATCGTGATCAGCGACTGGACCGGGGTGCTGGACATCTCGCAGGTCTCGGTGAAGTAGCGCCGTGAGCGACATACTCCTCGCCTCCCAGGCCCCCGGCGCGACGGACCTCTCCGTTGTGCCGGGGGCATCGGGGGCCCGTCAGTTCTGGCGGCGGCTGCGCGCACGGCGCGCCGCCCTCGTCGCGGCGGCCGTCGTCGCCCTGCTCGTCCTGGTCGCGCTCGCCGCGCCGCTGCTCACCGCGATCGAGGGTCAGGATCCGACCACGTACCACCCGGATC
This sequence is a window from Streptomyces ortus. Protein-coding genes within it:
- a CDS encoding ABC transporter substrate-binding protein, whose translation is MRQSSVTARRLAAVSVSLAVAAGAVACGPEDNDAKATSGGADAKPAKGGTLTVLNSDPQQDFDPARLYTSGGGNVPSLVFRTLTTRNREDGAEGAEVVPDLATDTGRPSKNATVWTYTLKKGLRYEDGSVITSADIKYGIERSFAAELSGGAPYLRDWLIGGADYQGPYKDKKGLDSIETPDERTIVFRLNKPEGEFPYLATQTQFAPVPKAKDTGTKYEDHPVSSGPYKVVRNENDGERLTLERNTHWSASTDAERKAYPDTIDVRSGLDPSVINQRLSSSQGADAAAVTTDTNLGPAELAKVSGDKELAARVGTGHFGYTNYIAFNPKVKPFDDPKVRQAISYAIDRASVINAAGGSSLAEAATTYLPDQKSFGHTAYDHFPAGKSGNADKARELLKEAGHAKGLTVTLTHSNAKDFETSPEIATAIQDALKKAGITVKLQGLEDNDYKDKIHNARTEPGFFLAHWGADWPSGGPFLAPIFDGRQIVEDGANFNTGFLDDKSVNTEIDAINKLTDLDEAATRWGALDKKIGERALTVPLFHPVYKRLYGKDVKNIVISDWTGVLDISQVSVK
- a CDS encoding Ms4533A family Cys-rich leader peptide is translated as MSPRHISVRAALELALFGVTALCVADIHCR